The Clupea harengus chromosome 13, Ch_v2.0.2, whole genome shotgun sequence DNA window ACTGGGGCAAAGAGTCCCCTGACATGGCCAAACCTGTGCAACAGGTAAGGCACTGTTAAACTTTGTGATGAAAATGTCCGAGATGttgttcattttcattcataatGATTCCACACTGTGTCTCAATGCCAGATGGACTACAGCAGCCAGTGGGGTCAGTGGAATCAGGTGTATGGGAGtcccccccagcagcagcaacagcagcagcaacagcagcagcagcagcagcagcagcagcagcagcaacagcagcagcagcagcagcagcagcagtatggTCAGTACATGACCAATGGCTGGCAGGTGCCCTCCTACGGCATGACCTACGGCCAGACGTGGAATCAGCAGGGATTTGGCATGGAGTGAGTCTGTCATCTTGCTTCATTCTGTCTGATGTTTAAAAATGATTATTGGCCACATTCACAAAATGATGCTTTTCAGGGATCATCAAAGTTGGTGGTCTGTTTGGCATCATTCATCATATCATGGCACATTTACATGTGCAGGTAGCCCAAATAAGATATAGATTAGATTGTAGATTCTGTTGACTAAATGACACTAACTACATTTGTGCAAACATGTCAtgtacagcgggtaaaataagtattgaacacgtcaccatttttctcagtaaaaatatttccaaaggtgctattgacatgaaattttcaccagatgttggtaacaacccaagtaacccatacatacaaagaaaacaaattaaataagttcagaaattaagtgatgtataataatgtgaaatgacacagggaaaaagtattgaacacgcttactgatatttattcaatactttgtacaaaagcctttataggtaatgacagcttcaagacgcttcctgtatggagaaactagtcgtatgcattgctcaggtgtgattttggctcattcttccacacaaacagtcttcaaatcttgaaagttccctgggcctcttctatgatctctgatcttcagttctttccatatattttcaattgaattcaagtcaggtgattggctgggccattttagcagctttattttctttctctgaaaccaattGAGAGTTTTTTTGGCTGTTCACTTTCTTGCTGAAATGTCCACCGtcgtttcatcttcatcatcctggtagatggcagcagatttttatcaagaatgtctcggtacatttttccattcatccttccttcaattGTGTGAAGTTTGCCAGTACCGTATGCTGAAAACTTCACTTCACTGTTGGGATGATGTACAGTAccatttgtcctccaaacatggtgtgcattatggcatccaaagagttcaaatttgctctcatctgaccagactatattctcccagtatttcacaggcttgtccaaatgtcgtgctgcaaactttaaacgagctttaacatgctttttcttcagcaatGGAGTCTTATGTGGTGAGCGTGCATACAGGCCATGGCGGTTGAGTGCAGTACTTATTGTACTTATCTTActtactgatagatttcagcagttttcttggctttccatgcctttttgcacctccctttcttcatgtgttcaatactttttccctgtgttatttcacattaatacacataacttaatctctgaatttatttgtgttggtttCTTTCTATGTATGggttacttgggttgttaccatcatctggtgaaaattccatgtcaatagcacctttggaaatatttttactgagaaaaatggtgacgtgttcaatacttattttacccgctgtatgtCGTATGTCTAAACTGAAACATTACTAAATCCTGTTGTTGGTGGTTGGTGACTTGACATTACTTCCAGGTCTATGTTTCATGTTTACAGTGACGGTGATATCACTCCTTGGGGAGAGAAGTTGATATGTTCTGTTAAAATATTTAATTCCAGACAGAAGAAGTGTACTTCCTATTTTGGGTTGGCATTGTTATAAGGTCTGGATGTGCTGTATTACTCGTGTCTTttaaaatcacaatttgttgCCGTCCTCACAGGGACTCCATACTGGCAGCCGCGCAGAACATGTCAAggtgacaaaaataacaaaatttttgatattttaaaaaaatatttttcaatCCATtgacttgtttatttgtgtatttacattGTAGCACTGTTTCCCTAAACCCCAGCCCCATGTGTTCCCCCCCTAGCAGGCAGTCCCAGTCTCCTGCCTGGATGGGAGGGTTCGGCACCCAGCCGTCTCAGCCTCAGCCCGGCTCAGTGATGCCCAACCAGCCCAGCTTTGGGATGGCTGGCTACCAGCCACAGTGAGCCGGACCGGGCCACACACAGTTACTCAACTCTCAAATGGAAACTGGCCCCCACATAGAAAATGAAGATGCTGAGACCGGATTGGGTACCACATCTTGGAGGAAAGAGTCAATCCAGCTGAAGTT harbors:
- the LOC105906110 gene encoding nucleolysin TIAR isoform X4 produces the protein MDARVVKDMTTGKSKGYGFVSFYNKLDAENAIVHMGGQWLGGRQIRTNWATRKPPAPKNIPENSSKQLRFEDVVNQSSPQNCTVYCGGIQSGLSEHLMRQTFSPFGQIMEIRVFPEKGYSFIRFSTHESAAHAIVSVNGTAIEGHMVKCYWGKESPDMAKPVQQMDYSSQWGQWNQVYGSPPQQQQQQQQQQQQQQQQQQQQQQQQQQQQQYGQYMTNGWQVPSYGMTYGQTWNQQGFGMEDSILAAAQNMSSPMCSPPSRQSQSPAWMGGFGTQPSQPQPGSVMPNQPSFGMAGYQPQ